One window of Aspergillus oryzae RIB40 DNA, chromosome 3 genomic DNA carries:
- a CDS encoding uncharacterized protein (predicted protein), translating into MANSKADSNKQIPGGTFGAGKHVRSVTLPGLTNIFKILLTYTFAYAGACAACKASILFFYRRVFVIAQQDLLLRLSLLVGFFLTLSYPIIVWVTMGNSCKPLSYFWSQLNGGSGKCIDTNTFFLAAGIINMVNDIVVLMVPFPQIARLQINPRKKIAICAILALGCFADVTWMMGPLFIWSTIEPAVAISVPQLRL; encoded by the exons ATGGCGAACTCGAAAGCAGACAGTAATAAGCAAATTCCAGGTGGTACCTTCGGTGCTGGAAAACATGTGAGGTCAGTTACGCTTCCGGGTTTGACCAACATTTTCAAG ATTCTACTCACATACACCTTTGCTTATGCCGGGGCCTGCGCCGCTTGCAAAGCCTCAATCCTATTTTTCTACCGCCGTGTGTTTGTGATCGCACAGCAAGACCTCCTGTTAAGGCTATCGCTCCTCGTCGGGTTTTTCCTTACTCTTTCCTATCCCATCATTGTTTGGGTCACGATGGGAAATAGTTGCAAGCCTCTATCATATTTCTGGAGCCAGTTAAAtggaggaagtggaaaaTGCATCGACACCAACACATTCTTCTTGGCGGCAGGCATCATCAACATGGTCAACGATATAGTGGTATTAATGGTACCATTTCCGCAGATCGCAAGGTTACAAATAAATCCTCGGAAGAAAATTGCCATCTGTGCTATTCTAGCACTCGGCTGCTT CGCCGACGTTACCTGGATGATGGGACCTTTGTTCATCTGGTCCACTATAGAGCCTGCTGTGGCCATC TCTGTACCCCAGCTGAGGCTGTAG
- a CDS encoding uncharacterized protein (predicted protein), protein MSSANTVYTGVWTNWSHGRIRGATLTLPQEYAGLLTAFLAIFVSFAGTMMWRILCFIIHQNNTTPPSEKRDFLHHSRQVILRNSGSGTAAAWAFTTLAWNAGRKAPQALLRILPLVLLALLNVALFGVSGVFTSYVTKVPGNTTIILGPHCGGAEGTPAADPGGIYLSKVLEDTKQAAAYAKQCYQGSSSLACGTYVRQSLPFTTQQNVSCPFAKGLCRFNDQSAFAMDTGLLDSHDDFGINAPPKNRIKFRRLTTCSPIYGADFGSDRDEPGLGTVVYINAGLTPQLVEIGNNWTFSYVARSAFDRLHAYSLSSVYGQADPTGVLHSTGAMWYPDPRLNQTDSDITLMMLTQNDVYYRTPSDDPWIAAHEKLNGSDVYMGDYTVSLLGCIDQYQFCNPNLEGDTACTKLGGINSVAKDMVDRFVYFNLDQLATVERFMTTTHLHSMYQAVQGRGGSALDIGQKLYNGHQYSVPANQWQIEVSNWFALSLAKAQAWPIEWATEPQNFDAPKEGEDSPWQYSPPTTPEAEAQCRNQLVHNSGDYKSLSVLGMGLILALGGVIIILGLFLDSCVGLLQRGKRAYLREQWWTEETLGLHGAAYRALGVSTNWGDEVPPSSVFQGLTSASDGYRSVPLGGADAEGKSDGGIIVSERHESHRDTVV, encoded by the exons ATGTCTTCTGCAAATACCGTCTACACCGGGGTCTGGACCAACTGGTCCCATGGCAGGATTCGCGGTGCCACTCTCACCCTTCCCCAGGAATATGCTGGATTGCTGACAGCTTTTCTTGCCATCTTTGTCTCCTTCGCGGGGACAATGATGTGGCGGATTCTCTGCTTTATTATACACCAGAACAACACAACACCCCCTTCTGAAAAACGAGATTTCCTGCACCACAGTCGCCAAGTGATCCTGAGAAATAGCGGATCAGGGACAGCAGCGGCATGGGCATTCACCACGCTGGCATGGAACGCTGGCAGAAAGGCACCTCAAGCCCTACTCCGGATCCTTCCCTTGGTGCTCCTAGCGCTCCTTAACGTAGCCTTGTTTGGAGTCTCGGGTGTCTTCACATCGTACGTGACCAAAGTCCCAGGGAACACAACCATCATATTGGGTCCCCACTGTGGTGGAGCTGAAGGAACCCCGGCAGCGGATCCGGGCGGGATCTACTTATCCAAGGTGTTGGAAGATACAAAGCAGGCGGCAGCCTATGCGAAGCAATGCTACCAAGGCAGTTCATCGTTAGCCTGCGGGACTTACGTTCGCCAAAGCTTACCTTTCACGACCCAACAAAATGTGTCCTGCCCGTTCGCGAAGGGCCTGTGCAGGTTCAATGACCAATCTGCCTTTGCCATGGATACGGGCTTGTTGGACTCGCATGATGACTTTGGCATCAACGCCCCACCTAAGAACCGGATCAAGTTCCGACGACTTACTACCTGTTCCCCGATCTATGGTGCCGACTTTGGTAGTGACAGGGATGAGCCTGGCCTGGGTACGGTTGTTTATATCAATGCTGGACTCACTCCGCAGCTGGTTGAGATTGGCAATAACTGGACATTCTCCTATGTGGCTCGCTCCGCTTTTGATAGACTACATGCTTACTCGCTAAG TTCTGTTTACGGCCAAGCAGACCCTACCGGTGTTCTCCATAGTACGGGGGCTATGTGGTATCCCGACCCAAGGTTGAACCAAACCGACTCAGATATCACCCTAATGATGCTCACACAAAATGATGTTTATTATCGAACACCAAGTGACGATCCTTGGATAGCAGCCCACGAAAAGCTTAACGGAAGCGACGTATATATGGGGGACTACACAGTTAGTTTGCTGGGATGCATCGACCAGTATCAATTCTGCAATCCCAATCTAGAGGGCGATACGGCCTGCACCAAATTGGGAGGTATTAACTCAGTTGCTAAAGATATGGTCGATCGATTCGTTTACTTTAATTTGGACCAACTCGCAACGGTGGAACGGTTTATGACGACAACCCACCTGCATTCTATGTACCAGGCTGTCCAAGGAAGGGGAGGCTCAGCACTAGACA TCGGCCAAAAACTGTACAACGGACaccagtactccgtacccgCTAACCAATGGCAAATAGAAGTCTCCAACTGGTTTGCCCTTTCCCTAGCCAAGGCACAAGCATGGCCTATTGAATGGGCGACCGAACCCCAGAACTTTGATGCCCCcaaagaaggcgaggacTCCCCATGGCAATACAGCCCGCCCACCACGCCCGAGGCCGAAGCCCAATGTAGAAACCAACTCGTACATAACTCGGGAGACTACAAGAGCTTATCGGTCCTGGGGATGGGCCTGATCCTTGCCCTCGGAGGTGTTATCatcattcttggcttgttctTGGATAGCTGTGTGGGGTTGTTGCAGCGTGGCAAACGGGCGTATTTGCGAGAGCAGTGGTGGACAGAGGAGACGTTGGGATTGCATGGAGCTGCTTATCGGGCCCTTGGTGTCTCGACGAATTGGGGCGATGAAGTGCCACCGAGCTCGGTGTTCCAGGGTCTCACTTCTGCCTCTGATGGCTATCGTTCTGTCCCCTTGGGAGGAGCCGATGCTGAAGGGAAATCCGATGGTGGGATAATTGTGTCAGAACGGCATGAGTCGCATCGCGATACGGTAGTTTAG
- a CDS encoding uncharacterized protein (predicted protein): protein MRLQIPFLSLLSLLLFASFSHAFVGPSCMKMKDTLGTKPDIIFKKFQSEICDKGCKPVVAHYERFARKNVIKPLVTKVMKDMGMPQHTKIVLNLAEDVFKVVNEKCAKNLGKGHLCQDPETLTKFGNCLKGNLMPVVMGRVGELMPLVAEPICAKQLAYFEKGDLWEKVIPSYIDKYAAVCQKL, encoded by the coding sequence ATGCGCCTCCAAATACCGTTTCTATCTCTTTTGTCGCTCTTGCTTTTTGCCAGCTTCAGCCATGCTTTCGTCGGTCCATCATgtatgaagatgaaggataCACTTGGAACCAAACCAGacatcatcttcaagaaatTCCAGAGTGAAATCTGCGACAAGGGGTGCAAGCCAGTCGTTGCCCATTATGAAAGGTTCGCACGCAAAAACGTGATAAAACCGCTGGTTACGAAGGTCATGAAGGATATGGGCATGCCACAGCACACCAAAATCGTCCTAAACCTAGCCGAGGATGTTTTCAAAGTGGTGAATGAAAAGTGTGCGAAGAACTTGGGCAAGGGCCACCTCTGCCAGGATCCAGAAACCCTCACGAAATTTGGAAATTGCCTCAAAGGCAATCTCATGCCAGTTGTAATGGGTAGGGTTGGTGAATTGATGCCACTGGTAGCGGAACCAATCTGCGCCAAGCAGCTCGCATACTTCGAGAAGGGCGATCTTTGGGAAAAAGTCATACCGAGCTACATTGACAAGTATGCAGCGGTGTGCCAGAAGCTATAA
- a CDS encoding uncharacterized protein (predicted protein): MLCATCQQLFKNPEWKGVHHADIESLNNAARSGCPLCRPLQHIVKQCLSTRDLFRYPWSYRIYTEENEAQICLDIDWPPGDFVELQENEPGPICYPMLAIPSSSIMLNSAIRNRSSSLPLHEAIASGRRWLDECLDGHELCPKNTQPSSYPDLLLELDGSTVRVISPVERKISGPYVALSYCCRDPNSDFLRLSASNKEAFEKGISCSELPTAFREAVDLVQGMSIQYLWIDALCKIPQFQSHEEHSSGWAELEVIYANSIFNLALATVENPTESCLGGWPSHVGLPFQVETCGLIGDDVRTVVPYRYYPNSLYHQPLGNRAESMQERFWSPRVLSIGLGELFWDCTQLQNASESLPQGPAAMARWTKLRQTVIPRTSDRMKLEEFWWLMVEEYSDCELAHPETHKLAGLSYIANQLAIALDDVYIAGHFWRTLSYSLNWRVDPQLAPVRERSRKPQRIANMVNNKVDERKLEAPSWSWASMDGTVYISRPWNFASLADVEAYTLAPVMSDKNVKGARPASLIIRTYCREVHWIDGKPMIPQNLWTPVENFHWFRAKLDDEHDTPANGTRLLLAALTEDDRMCTWEGLVLQQLKAEEDIYQRIGHFQFHRIPAEEPRETWQDDYRSMLDQRRALTLV, translated from the coding sequence ATGCTCTGCGCCACATGCCAACAGTTATTCAAAAACCCAGAGTGGAAGGGTGTCCACCACGCGGACATCGAATCACTCAACAATGCTGCCCGAAGTGGGTGTCCACTCTGCCGTCCTCTGCAGCACATTGTAAAACAATGTCTAAGCACGAGGGATTTATTTCGGTATCCTTGGAGTTATCGTATTTAcacagaagaaaacgaagCACAAATATGTCTTGACATTGATTGGCCGCCAGGAGATTTTGTTGAACTCCAAGAAAATGAACCGGGGCCAATCTGCTATCCTATGCTAGCGATACCGAGTTCAAGTATCATGTTGAACTCGGCGATCCGCAACAGGAGTTCGTCTCTTCCACTCCACGAAGCGATCGCATCCGGTAGACGCTGGTTGGATGAGTGCTTAGACGGTCATGAGCTGTGTCCGAAAAATACTCAGCCTAGTTCTTACCCCGACCTTTTGCTTGAGCTAGACGGATCGACGGTGCGGGTGATCTCACCTgtagagagaaagatttCTGGTCCTTACGTGGCACTGAGCTATTGCTGTCGGGATCCAAATTCGGACTTTCTCCGACTATCTGCCTCCAATAAAGAAGCATTTGAAAAGGGCATCTCCTGTTCCGAGCTTCCCACTGCTTTCCGCGAAGCAGTAGACCTTGTCCAAGGGATGTCCATCCAATATCTCTGGATTGACGCTTTGTGCAAGATCCCGCAATTTCAAAGCCACGAAGAACATAGTTCCGGATGGGCTGAGCTGGAAGTGATATACGCAAACTCCATATTCAACCTTGCTCTTGCAACGGTAGAAAACCCAACTGAAAGTTGCCTCGGTGGCTGGCCATCCCACGTTGGGCTACCATTTCAGGTGGAAACATGTGGATTGATTGGAGACGACGTTCGCACCGTTGTGCCTTACAGATACTATCCGAACTCACTTTATCACCAACCTCTTGGAAACCGCGCTGAAAGTATGCAGGAGCGCTTTTGGTCCCCACGCGTTCTCAGTATCGGCCTTGGAGAGCTCTTTTGGGACTGCACCCAGTTGCAAAATGCCAGCGAGTCTCTTCCACAGGGACCAGCCGCTATGGCGAGATGGACTAAGCTTAGACAAACAGTTATACCGCGAACTAGTGACAGAATGAAACTTGAAGAATTCTGGTGGCTTATGGTGGAAGAGTATAGCGATTGTGAATTGGCTCATCCAGAAACCCATAAATTAGCAGGGCTGTCATACATTGCCAATCAGCTGGCAATTGCACTGGATGATGTTTATATTGCAGGTCATTTCTGGAGGACGTTGTCTTATAGTCTGAACTGGCGGGTGGATCCCCAACTCGCTCCTGTTAGAGAGCGCAGCAGAAAACCACAGAGAATTGCAAACATGGTGAATAATAAGGTCGACGAACGGAAGCTGGAGGCACCCTCTTGGAGTTGGGCGTCAATGGATGGTACGGTGTACATCTCACGCCCATGGAATTTTGCTTCCTTGGCAGATGTTGAAGCATACACACTGGCGCCGGTTATGTCGGACAAGAATGTCAAGGGAGCTCGACCTGCAAGTCTTATAATTAGGACTTACTGTCGTGAAGTGCACTGGATCGACGGGAAGCCCATGATTCCACAAAACCTTTGGACTCCTGTTGAGAACTTCCATTGGTTTCGGGCCAagttggatgatgagcatgaTACTCCGGCCAACGGCACCAGGCTTTTGCTTGCTGCGCTAACAGAGGACGACAGGATGTGTACATGGGAGGGCTTGGTTTTGCAGCAGCTGAAAGCTGAGGAGGACATTTATCAAAGAATAGGACATTTCCAGTTCCACAGAATTCCAGCGGAGGAACCCAGGGAGACATGGCAAGATGACTATAGGAGTATGTTGGATCAAAGAAGAGCTCTCACGCTGGTGTAG
- a CDS encoding uncharacterized protein (predicted protein), whose translation MDSLHRARQANKSVSGRRSKLVAVFVGGTSGIGEATAKQLAAIIEFPTIYLVGRNGSAGSRITQELTTLNPRGTFEFIKSDVSLLREVDTTCQHIQRKERMVDLLFMTPGHLATRKNDTVEGLDNNHVLRYYARMRFIHNLLPQLEAAEFPARVVSVLAAGREGEIDESNFDLQVSFSFGTAATYGATMNSLAMEYLAAKHPSVTFIHTFPGVVQTPLMKSSFGYILGSVIGLVAKLMSISEKESGERNVFIATSTAYPPATRAGERSVDGVGVAVASTGKLGCGSYLLDYDGKDVTNQTLMRSYREREYLTKLWDHTLDIFQRVLGSNT comes from the exons ATGGACAGTCTACATCGAGCGCGTCAAGCGAACAAGTCCGTGAGCGGGCGACGCTCAAAGCTGGTGGCAGTCTTTGTAGGAGGAACCAGTGGTATTGGCGAAGCAACAGCGAAACAGTTAGCGGCCATAATTGAATTTCCCACGATCTACCTTGTCGGTCGCAATGGGTCAGCTGGTTCTCGGATAACACAAGAGCTTACTACGTTGAATCCCCGTGGAACATTCGAATTCATCAAGTCAGACGTATCACTCCTTCGAGAAGTTGATACAACCTGTCAAcatatccaaagaaaagagcgCATGGTGGACCTGTTATTCATGACACCGGGCCACCTAGCGACGCGGAAGAATG ATACAGTGGAAGGGCTTGACAACAACCACGTGCTCCGCTACTATGCGCGAATGCGATTTAtccacaacctcctccctcAACTAGAAGCAGCCGAGTTTCCCGCCAGAGTAGTCAGCGTGCTAGCGGCGGGAAGAGAGGGCGAAATTGACGAGAGCAACTTTGACCTACAggtctccttctcttttggcACTGCCGCGACATATGGTGCGACCATGAACTCACTAGCGATGGAATACCTGGCAGCTAAACACCCCTCCGTCACTTTCATTCACACGTTTCCTGGTGTTGTACAAACACCATTGATGAAGTCCAGCTTTGGATACATACTAGGGTCGGTGATAGGCCTTGTAGCCAAGCTGATGTCGATatcggagaaggagagcgggGAGCGCAATGTCTTCATCGCTACATCTACTGCTTACCCGCCCGCAACACGCGCCGGAGAACGGTCGGTTGATGGCGTCGGGGTCGCAGTAGCATCGACAGGAAAACTCGGTTGTGGCTCGTATCTCCTTGATTATGATGGCAAAGACGTGACGAATCAGACATTGATGAGGAGCTATCGCGAGAGGGAGTACTTGACAAAGCTGTGGGATCATACACTAGACATATTTCAGAGGGTTCTTGGATCAAATACATGA
- a CDS encoding thioesterase family protein (predicted protein), producing the protein MPFVSKLGIGSPHYKQTNVEPFISNICRFSEDRPGNMLTTAVRPVCRSILNKSPTFGERLKNGQRYPLSTCSFNANTMFSAIRASTRLTSRTTVPRNTSKASVYAKMSTSTNNSLELNTTRTYDLIVQPSDLASAISSNAKIDKFPRVLTASRMVAFMEIAAARVLQPLLSPGQLSVGTSINITHSAPTPAGAKVTAEARYIGQRGKLYESEVIAKDEAGEVGRGSHERAIVEIARLENGAKKRGASQ; encoded by the coding sequence ATGCCCTTCGTAAGCAAACTCGGGATTGGTTCACCACATTACAAGCAAACAAATGTCGAACCCTTCATTTCAAATATCTGCCGATTCTCGGAAGATCGACCGGGCAATATGCTGACTACCGCTGTTCGGCCAGTATGCCGAAGTATATTGAACAAAAGCCCTACTTTCGGTGAACGACTTAAGAATGGACAACGATACCCTCTGTCCACTTGCAGTTTCAATGCAAATACAATGTTCTCAGCGATCCGAGCATCTACCCGTTTAACATCTCGCACAACTGTCCCTCGAAACACATCAAAAGCATCCGTCTACGCCAAAATGTCCACAAGCACCAACAACTCACTCGAACTCAACACTACTCGCACGTACGATTTGATTGTTCAGCCATCTGATCTTGCAAGTGCCATATCAAGCAACGCAAAAATTGACAAATTCCCACGAGTTCTCACAGCCTCCCGCATGGTAGCGTTCATGGAAATCGCCGCTGCTCGGGTGCTTCAACCGTTGCTCAGCCCTGGTCAGCTGTCCGTTGGTACTAGCATCAATATTACACACTCAGCGCCTACACCTGCTGGGGCTAAGGTGACCGCCGAGGCAAGGTACATTGGTCAAAGGGGAAAGCTTTATGAGTCTGAAGTCATTGCCAAGGATGAGGCAGGAGAGGTAGGGCGCGGAAGTCACGAGAGGGCCATTGTGGAGATAGCGCGGTTGGAAAACGGtgcgaagaagaggggagCATCTCAGTGA
- a CDS encoding uncharacterized protein (isopentenyl pyrophosphate:dimethylallyl pyrophosphate isomerase), with the protein MGHTKAGSSAITAENVHELFPEVEALSAVSPVTCGVSAAESGDFEGYDEEQVRLMDEVCIVLDVDDEPISRASKRVCHLMTNIDRGLLHRAFSCLISMIWTNTCCSHPLDVQAREAWILRELGIKPEQVPLEDFHFLTRVHYKAPSDGKWGEHEMDYILFIQADVDLAVNRNEAQDFRWFSPEDLKNMFATPGLQYTAWFKLICESLLFKWWADLGTPEFQRNTNETIIRRM; encoded by the exons ATGGGTCACACCAAGGCAGGTAGCTCTGCGATCACTGCAGAAAATGTCCACGAGCTCTTTCCAGAAGTCGAAGCGCTATCCGCGGTGTCGCCAGTGACATGCGGCGTATCAGCAGCTGAAAGCGGAGACTTTGAAGGCTACGACGAAGAGCAAGTACGGTTGATGGATGAAGTCTGCATCGTTCTAGATGTAGACGACGAGCCAATTAGCCGGGCCAGCAAAAGAGTGT GCCACCTCATGACGAACATCGATAGAGGACTTCTCCACCGCGCATTTTCCT GTCTCATTTCCATGATATGGACCAACACCTGCTGCTCCCATCCCCTTGATGTACAGGCGAGAGAGGCATGGATCTTGAGA GAACTGGGCATTAAGCCTGAGCAAGTCCCACTTGAGGACTTCCATTTCTTGACCCGTGTGCATTACAAGGCTCCAAGTGATGGGAAGTGGGGTGAGCATGAGA TGGACTATATCCTCTTCATTCAAGCAGATGTTGACCTTGCGGTTAATCGAAACGAGGCGCAAGACTTTCGCTGGTTCTCCCCTGAGGACCTCAAGAACATGTTTGCCACGCCAGGTCTACAATATACTGCGTGGTTCAAATTAATATGTGAGTCGTTACTATTCAAGTGGTGGGCGGACTTGGGAACGCCAGAGTTTCAGAGAAATACCAATGAGACGATAATCCGGCGGATGTGA
- a CDS encoding DUF4246 domain-containing protein (predicted protein), with product MEQDRVVLPGFGKPLNDDLPLIEKEGPSKGQRLRFPHALCDNCYSDGVSVRERRMLDFINKITDKPEWARKVFDEDIVGKWRSEACVHSEELNDDYLSTAMFDYVSFAWLPFPDYSQMVSVYDSETAIVKSDTAVTPILAESLRSNVRVLEDVPENLKDWHPGSDQTVLDLLHPSLFPLIHGRSRALPYGTVPLDDCARLTGEGELVVPDLYEYGKVVPYKNTSLPQWGNFQWLPSNVEFDKDGTPRIVSYINNLQPRQHKELYGTLERFVAAAIPLWNECLSWDHIRLRIIYRRGQDENDDFFIPDGLTFTPDEDEVDSPEKVRPYTYQEAYEDDDISAIYSFDEWVRENRVFVEKEPDPFRSRRQWEEDSEHRAVNLQAQFATSGLQVIFKLANIHLTPEKPEYEGGTWHIEGAMNEHIVATALYYYDEENITPSHLEFRQALDADDFMYRVPQNEYASTEYFYGIENDNVAVQMLGSVLTKPGRLLAFPNALQHRVQSFKLADATKSGHRKILAMFLVDPYIRILSTANVPPQRKDWWTEEVRKVPPLRSLPLELFNMITDEVRDFPLSWEEAVEVREALMDERGALIDDANDAIEEI from the exons ATGGAACAGGACCGGGTCGTACTTCCCGGCTTCGGCAAACCCCTGAACGATGATTTACCCCTgattgaaaaagaaggccCCTCCAAAGGCCAACGGCTACGATTCCCTCATGCATTGTGCGACAATTGCTATAGTGATGGTGTCTCTGTGAGGGAGCGCCGAATGTTGGACTTTATCAACAAGATCACTGATAAGCCAGAATGGGCGAGGAAGGTCTTTGACGAAGACATTGTGGGCAAATGGCGGAGTGAAGCGTGTGTCCACAGCGAAGAGCTTAATGATGACTATCTATCCACTGCTATGTTTGACTATGTGAGTTTTGCTTGGCTGCCGTTCCCTGACT ACTCTCAGATGGTGTCTGTCTATGACAGTGAGACTGCCATCGTCAAGTCCGATACAGCAGTTACGCCAATCTTGGCTGAGTCACTACGCAGCAATGTGCGTGTCTTGGAGGATGTCCCGGAGAATTTGAAAGATTGGCATCCAGGGTCAGATCAAACGGTGTTGGATTTGCTTCACCCATCGCTGTTTCCTTTAATTCATGGACGGTCTCGCGCGTTGCCTTATGGGACTGTGCCTCTCGATGATTGTGCCCGCCTAACTGGAGAGGGTGAACTAGTTGTCCCTGACTTGTACGAGTACGGGAAAGTAGTCCCGTATAAGAATACCTCACTGCCGCAGTGGGGAAACTTCCAATGGCTCCCATCCAATGTTGAATTTGACAAAGATGGTACCCCCAGGATTGTCAGTTATATCAACAACCTGCAGCCCAGGCAGCATAAGGAGCTCTATGGAACCCTAGAGAGGTTTGTAGCAGCTGCAATCCCCCTTTGGAATGAATGTCTTTCCTGGGATCACATTCGGCTGAGGATCATATACCGGAGAGGACAAGACGAAAACGATGACTTCTTTATTCCCGATGGACTTACCTTCACTccagatgaggatgaagtaGATTCACCCGAGAAGGTCCGGCCTTATACCTACCAAGAGGcctatgaagatgacgatatCAGCGCGATATATAGCTTTGATGAATGGGTCCGGGAAAATCGAGTCTTCGTTGAGAAAGAACCCGATCCATTTCGATCTCGCCGACAATGGGAAGAGGATTCCGAACACCGCGCCGTCAATCTACAAGCACAATTTGCTACCTCTGGGCTGCAAGTTATCTTCAAGCTCGCGAATATCCACCTGACCCCGGAAAAGCCAGAGTACGAGGGCGGTACGTGGCATATCGAAGGGGCGATGAACGAACACATCGTCGCCACAGCTCTCTATTATTATGATGAGGAAAATATTACACCTAGCCATCTCGAGTTTCGGCAAGCTCTGGACGCGGATGATTTCATGTATCGCGTTCCTCAG AATGAATACGCATCCACAGAATACTTCTACGGAATTGAAAACGATAATGTTGCAGTACAAATGCTTGGCAGTGTCTTGACCAAACCCGGCCGATTACTCGCTTTTCCAAATGCTCTACAGCATCGAGTTCAGTCGTTCAAACTGGCCGATGCCACAAAGTCTGGCCATCGGAAGATTCTCGCCATGTTCTTGGTGGATCCGTATATACGCATACTCTCCACCGCGAACGTGCCTCCGCAGCGCAAGGACTGGTGGACAGAAGAAGTTCGAAAGGTGCCTCCGCTTCGAAGCTTGCCTTTGGAACTGTTTAATATGATTACCGATGAAGTCAGAGACTTTCCACTTAGCTGGGAGGAGGCTGTAGAAGTGAGAGAGGCCCTCATGGATGAGCGAGGTGCACTAATTGACGACGCCAATGATGCGATAGAAGAG ATCTAG
- a CDS encoding A4/G1 family peptidase (predicted protein), with translation MKFTTAIATAILAGSALAAPERGLAARVKARAAGARGSRPLQTVQKPAGVTNKTNVEYSSNWSGAVLENPPSASATYTAVTGTFTVPEPTGGSGSSSASAWVGIDGDTYSEAILQTGVDFTVTNGQASFDAWYEWLPDYAYDFTGIDISAGDVIVAIVESYSSTSGIAIIENQSTGQKVTKELSSSSPLGGINAEWIVEDYEENGSLVDLVDFGTVTFTGAEAKAAGGQTVGLTDATIIEITQNNKVVTDVTIDSDSEVTITYV, from the exons atgaagttcactACTGCTATTGCTACTGCAATCCTTGCCGGCAGCGCCCTCGCTGCCCCTGAACGCGGCCTCGCAGCTCGTGTCAAAGCTCGTGCAGCTGGTGCTCGGGGTTCTCGTCCCCTCCAGACTGTCCAGAAGCCAGCAGGCGTGACCAACAAGACGAATGTTGAGTACAGTTCCAACTGGTCCGGCGCTGTCCTGGAGAACCCtccctctgcttctgctACCTACACCGCAGTAACCGGTACCTTCACGGTCCCTGAGCCTACTGGTGGATCCGgcagttcttctgcttcgGCGTGGGTGGGTATTGATGGAGACACCTACAGCGAGGCCATCCTCCAGACCGGTGTCGACTTTACTGTGACAAATGGCCAGGCCTCCTTCGATGCTTGGTACGAGTGGCTGCCCGACTATGCTTATGACTTCACCGGCATCGACATCTCAGCGGGCGATGTGATTGTTGCCATCGTCGAGTCGTACTCCTCCACCAGTGGAATTGCCATCATCGAGAACCAAAGCACTGGCCAGAAGGTCACCAAAGAACTCAGTTCTTCCTCGCCCCTTGGCGGTATCAATGCTGAGTGGATCGTCGAAG attacGAGGAAAATGGCTCTTTGGTTGACCTGGTTGACTTTGGCACCGTTACCTTCACTGGTGCCGAAGCAAAGGCTGCTGGTGGTCAGACTGTCGGTCTGACTGATGCTACCATCATCGAAATCACCCAGAACAACAAGGTTGTGACCGATGTGACCATTGACAGCGACTCCGAGGTTACCATTACCTACGTTTAA